The Pseudanabaena sp. ABRG5-3 genome includes the window CTAACTCCCCCTTGAAAGGAGGAGAATTTATACTTCCCCACCTTTCAAGGGGGGACTGAGGGGGGTAAAAATTTGCATGGTGTGTCAAGTATATGAGTGGCTAAAAAAAGCCTCGCTTAGCGAGGTTGCATTAAAAAAGATTCGCATTGCGAATCTTTTTTTGTTGTTAGTAGTTACGTTTAAATGACTCTAGCCATTCACGCAATTGTTGAGTAGCAATCTCTTTGCCTCCAAGACCAAAGGCAACCGCGATCGCAACGGCAATTGCACCAGTCAGTAAACCAAAGGCAAGATCAACGATATTGCTAGCAACACCAATCTGCTTAAGTGCCATTGCCGTAATCAGAACAACAATGGAAATCCGCGCCGCGTGACCAAGGATTCTCGATTGCCGTCCGCCTGTGCTAGTAATCAGATTAAAAGCAAGATTGGCAAGATATAGCCCGATCGCAAAAATAACCACACCACTGAGTACTTGACCTGCAACTTGCAAGACCCCAAACACAATGCGGGTAAGGGCATTAATTTGTAAGACATCAGTTGCTGCCGCGATCGCTACGAGAATAATCGCAATGAACACGATGATACCGACAACTTGCGAAGGCGTTTGTTGAGGTAGCGTCGTACTTGCTTTATTCTCAGGAGATTCATTTGCTGCGGATTCGCTAGGAGGAATTGCGGCGATCGCAGGAAATCCCAACCATTGCAAGATGTTGTTAAATCCTAATCCTGTCAGAATTCCCGAAACAATATCTCTCGCAAACTGTCCAATAAAATAGGCAACAGCGAGAATTACAATTGCCACAAAAATCTGAGGTAGGAAGCGCAATACTTGATCGAGCATTGCCGTCGCTGGACGGGAGATTGCGCCGACTTCTAACGCTTCTAACGTGGATATCGCTGTGGGAATGAGAATCAATACATAGATAAAATTCCCAACCACCTGAGAAAGCGTGTATTCAGTTTGATTATTAGCCCATCGTCGTAGGAATTGATCGGCTCCACTAGTAGCTAGGAGATTCGTCACAATTCGCTTAACTACTTGAGCAATCAACCAGCCAATACCACCGATAATCACTGCCTTGAGAATTTTCGGTAGAGCACTTAGGATTTGATTGACAAGATTTTGCAAGGGCTGGAGTGCCTGTACTAAACCTAAAGCATCCAAGACTAAAGGCAAAAACAGCAACAAGACAAACCAATATAAAGCCGAAGATAGGGTCTCACTGAGGGGGATTGTCTCAGATTTTGATTCCGTATCAGCATCACTTACTTGTGCGTTTACCTTGTCGTCGATTTGTGCCGATCGCAAGAAGCTACCAACTAGCAATTTGCTAAAGGTTGCTAAGACCCATGCAATCCCGATTAGGATAGCTGCACCACCAAGTTTTGGTAAAAATGATGTAATTTGCCCTAATAAACTATTTAGTGGCGTAGCAACTGCATCTAATTTGAGAAATTGGAAAAATGCGACTAAGGTAAAAAGTAAAATAATCCAGAAAACCGTAGTACCTGCCCATTTTTCAATAGGAAAAGTATTACTACGTGAGCCTGACAACCAAGCCGTTAGCTTGTTATCAACATCGGTACGTCTCAGAAGTTTTTCCGTTATAGAGGAGAAAACTATAGCAATTACCCAACCGAGAACAAGAATTAGAACAGCCAAAATTAATTTGACGACAAATCCATCAGGGTTGAGTAAATCTTCAATTGCAAATCCTTTCGCTGTTGAGGTTTGGGCTAACAGGAAAGAGGAAACATCGTGCATAAATCACACCTCAAATCTGAACAATTAAGGAGTATCCTCTTCCGTATCTTAAGTGGAGATATCTTGAAAAAAAAGTCACTAATAATTAAGGTTTTTCCTAAATATAAAGAAAAAAACAATTATTAATGACTTTTAAACGTTTAAAGGCTTACTAAATCCTCAAAAACCTTTTGATAGAAGGAGATTTTAAAGTTTTGAAAAATTAGCGTTTCTTTTTACCTTTTGTTGCATTTGTTAATTCTGCCTGAGCAATCTCTGCATCAAGAATTGTCTGCCCCGTTGCAGCTAAAAAGACATCATCAAGACTAGGACGTGACTGAGCCAAACTAAATACTTCGATATCAACGGCTGATAACATATTTTGAATTTCACCAATAGCATTAGCATCGGGAGTCACAAATAAATTCACAGCATTCCCCTGCGCCTCATTAATCGTAATACTCTGCACAATTGGTAATTGCTGCAAGATCTTTTGGGCATGTTCAGCCTCATGACGCTCGGCAAATTCACGAATTCGTACGGTAATGCGATCGCCACCAACCTTGGTTTTAAGTTCCGAAGTTGTGCCTTCTGCAATAATTTTTCCCTTGTCAATAATCGCGACGCGATTGGCAAGGGCATCAATTTCTTCGAGGTAATGACTAGAGATTAAGATCGTGACCCCCGAAGCTCTAAGCTTGCGTAAAAAATCCCAAATCGCAAGGCGACTTTGAATATCTAGTCCTACCGTTGGCTCATCAAGGATCAATACCGATGGTTGATGTAGCAGTCCTGCGGCTAGATCTAAACGTTTTTTTAGTCCACCTGAATATGTCCCTGACAGCTTATCGGCATAGGGTTCGAGTTGTAGTAGATCCAATACCTGATCAATGCGATCGCTAATTTGTTTGGGTGGAATATGATACAAAGCGGCTTGAAACTGTAAAAGCTCACGTCCTGTCAAAACTTTGTCTAGAGCAACTTCTTGGGCTACATAGCCTAAGCGATCGCGGATTGCCCTAGACTCAGTTGCCCCCGCCACTTCGATCACCCCCGAATCAGGTGTAGTCAAAGTACATAGGCAGCGCATCGTTGTGGTTTTGCCTGCCCCATTAGGACCAAGCAGTCCATAAATCTGCCCCTGCGTAACATTTAGAGAAATTCCATCTACGGCAATAGTTGTGCCATAAGTTTTCTTGAGATTTTCAATTCTTACTGCCGACTGCATGGAGGTATCTAATTATTACGTTCTGTTAACCAACTATTTTAACCGTGACGTTATCCAAATCGCAATAAAATCTTTCACAAACAAGAAGGATCACTCTGCTACAAACTCAAAAATCTACAAATTATTTAGGAAATCCATATATGTCGAAATATATTGTTAAGTTAACTTTAATTTCATTCTTGAATAAGTAAGCAAATACAATTTTATGCTTTTACATATCGGGGGAGAGACCAAAGTAGTTATTTTCAGATTAAATCAAACAGTCATTACGAAGTTGAATTGAGGGGTTCAAAGATTATGTTAACGATGAATCGCACCTTGGATGCAAAGACTAGCGATGTTGAGCATGTTTATCTTACTGATAGTGATCTATTTAATTTAGAGCGTTTTGCCAATACTTTTTCTTTGCGTGTCAAGACCTATAGTCTATTGCGCGATCGCGCTGAGGAAATCACCATACGAACTCTCAAACTCTTGGCACAGCAGTATCCTGAGTTAGTTCATAAGCAGTTGGCTCGTTGCAAATATGACATGTCTAACATGATTCGTTATGCATCTTTATCCATCTTGCGTGATGACGAACTTTTCTTCCGAGAAACCTTGATGGATTGGTTAGCAAACATCATTAATTCCTATCAAGTCTCGAAGGAATGTTCTACTTGCTATCGATTAATGCAAACGGTTGTTGATGAGATGCTACCTCCTGAATGTTCTGTATTGGTAAAGCCCTATTCGGATCTAGCTATTGCTGCATTAATGAATGCTTAGTTAGCTGAGTCTAGCTATCAATGAACCACGCATGATCGACCTCCGAGACTTCAGTTAATTAATGATCAGTTAATTAATGACTAGATTGACAAGCATTTCAAAGGTTTTTTAGAGGTTTTTTGGAGAAGTTGTTATGGATACTCATCCCGTCGTTACCGTTGACCGTAATTCCACAGAGGCAGAGCGCCAAACAGCTCTCCAGCAGATCTATACACAAGTTCTAGAGCGCCAGCCCTATGAGTCTGAACGCAAGGTGATCGCTAAGCTTGAGAAGGATTTTCTTAAAGGGAAGTTGGGAGTACGTCATTTCATCGGCGAACTCGTCCTGTCATCGGTCTATCTCAACAGTTTTTATCATGATTGCTCAAATCTCAAGTTTGTCGAATGGAGCTTTAAGCATATCCTTGGACGGGCGCTAAGGGACAATGAAGAGATTGCGAAGTATATGAATTTACTGATGATGGAGGGTGTAGCGGCATTTTTCCATGAGCTTCTCGGATCGGAGGAATATCGTAAAGCCTTTGGTAGTTTCACAATTCCCTATGCTCGTGATGTCAAATTCTATGACTCTCCTCGCAACTATCTACAAACCAATCTCTTGACCCATGAACATGTTGGACAACGAGGCAAGATCGTTCCGATGATCTATTGGCAGAGGTTAGGACTAGATTGTGAAACAGGAACCTGTGTGATGCCTGAAGAAATGCAGCACAATCCTGATGCAGTTAATCATTCTGTCCATTCCGCCGCCGATCGCCAACAAGCCCTTGCACAAATCTATACTCAATTGCTAGAGCGGCAACCCTATGCCTCTGAGCGTCACGAAATTGCGCATTTGGAAGAAGATTTTCTGTCTGGCAAGTTGGATGTACGCCACTTCCTCGGCGAACTTGTGATGTCAAATCTATATTTAGATAGTTTCTATCGTGACAGTTCTAACTTGAAGTTTATGGAGTTTAGCTTTAAGCATCTCCTTGGTAGAACTCTCCATAATAAAGAAGAGATTAGTACCTATACAGATGTACTCACCAAACAAGGTGTTTCTGTCTTCTTCCATAAAATCTTTGATTCTGAGGAATATCGTCAAGCCTTTGGCTGTCACACTATTCCCTATGCTCGTGATGTCAAATTCCATGACTCACCTCGCAACTATTTGCAAAGCGATTTGGTGCAGCATGAACATGCAGGAC containing:
- a CDS encoding phycocyanin; protein product: MNRTLDAKTSDVEHVYLTDSDLFNLERFANTFSLRVKTYSLLRDRAEEITIRTLKLLAQQYPELVHKQLARCKYDMSNMIRYASLSILRDDELFFRETLMDWLANIINSYQVSKECSTCYRLMQTVVDEMLPPECSVLVKPYSDLAIAALMNA
- a CDS encoding mechanosensitive ion channel, which produces MHDVSSFLLAQTSTAKGFAIEDLLNPDGFVVKLILAVLILVLGWVIAIVFSSITEKLLRRTDVDNKLTAWLSGSRSNTFPIEKWAGTTVFWIILLFTLVAFFQFLKLDAVATPLNSLLGQITSFLPKLGGAAILIGIAWVLATFSKLLVGSFLRSAQIDDKVNAQVSDADTESKSETIPLSETLSSALYWFVLLLFLPLVLDALGLVQALQPLQNLVNQILSALPKILKAVIIGGIGWLIAQVVKRIVTNLLATSGADQFLRRWANNQTEYTLSQVVGNFIYVLILIPTAISTLEALEVGAISRPATAMLDQVLRFLPQIFVAIVILAVAYFIGQFARDIVSGILTGLGFNNILQWLGFPAIAAIPPSESAANESPENKASTTLPQQTPSQVVGIIVFIAIILVAIAAATDVLQINALTRIVFGVLQVAGQVLSGVVIFAIGLYLANLAFNLITSTGGRQSRILGHAARISIVVLITAMALKQIGVASNIVDLAFGLLTGAIAVAIAVAFGLGGKEIATQQLREWLESFKRNY
- a CDS encoding ATP-binding cassette domain-containing protein, which translates into the protein MQSAVRIENLKKTYGTTIAVDGISLNVTQGQIYGLLGPNGAGKTTTMRCLCTLTTPDSGVIEVAGATESRAIRDRLGYVAQEVALDKVLTGRELLQFQAALYHIPPKQISDRIDQVLDLLQLEPYADKLSGTYSGGLKKRLDLAAGLLHQPSVLILDEPTVGLDIQSRLAIWDFLRKLRASGVTILISSHYLEEIDALANRVAIIDKGKIIAEGTTSELKTKVGGDRITVRIREFAERHEAEHAQKILQQLPIVQSITINEAQGNAVNLFVTPDANAIGEIQNMLSAVDIEVFSLAQSRPSLDDVFLAATGQTILDAEIAQAELTNATKGKKKR
- a CDS encoding phycobilisome rod-core linker polypeptide — its product is MDTHPVVTVDRNSTEAERQTALQQIYTQVLERQPYESERKVIAKLEKDFLKGKLGVRHFIGELVLSSVYLNSFYHDCSNLKFVEWSFKHILGRALRDNEEIAKYMNLLMMEGVAAFFHELLGSEEYRKAFGSFTIPYARDVKFYDSPRNYLQTNLLTHEHVGQRGKIVPMIYWQRLGLDCETGTCVMPEEMQHNPDAVNHSVHSAADRQQALAQIYTQLLERQPYASERHEIAHLEEDFLSGKLDVRHFLGELVMSNLYLDSFYRDSSNLKFMEFSFKHLLGRTLHNKEEISTYTDVLTKQGVSVFFHKIFDSEEYRQAFGCHTIPYARDVKFHDSPRNYLQSDLVQHEHAGQRGKAVPSLYWQELGMNCETGTCVMPDVNAKQHFPDPTRTQEPVSRSLNEEIEELLQMLQNSDARQVLQSMNEKQRSLLRNLAK